From a region of the bacterium genome:
- the nuoI gene encoding NADH-quinone oxidoreductase subunit NuoI — protein sequence MSALVLGRLRQAWAMVKGLGIVGRYLFRPPVTVRYPDAKSPVQPRFKGRHYLTLFADGMERCVGCELCVIACPSQSIYVRAEENDPLHPHSKGERFAADFQINMLRCIFCGLCEEACPTGAIVLGHEFELSGYTRESLIYTKDRLTERVPGESGRDPNREV from the coding sequence GTGAGCGCGCTCGTGCTTGGGCGGCTGCGTCAGGCTTGGGCGATGGTCAAAGGATTGGGCATCGTCGGCCGGTACCTGTTCCGGCCGCCCGTGACCGTCCGGTACCCGGACGCGAAATCCCCCGTGCAGCCGCGATTCAAAGGGCGCCACTACCTCACGTTGTTCGCCGACGGCATGGAGCGCTGCGTCGGATGCGAGCTGTGCGTGATCGCGTGCCCCAGCCAGTCGATCTACGTCCGCGCGGAGGAAAACGATCCGCTGCATCCCCACTCCAAGGGCGAGCGGTTCGCGGCGGATTTCCAGATCAACATGCTCCGCTGCATCTTTTGCGGGCTGTGCGAGGAGGCCTGTCCCACCGGGGCGATCGTGCTCGGCCACGAGTTTGAGCTCTCCGGCTATACCCGCGAGTCCCTCATTTACACCAAGGACCGGCTGACGGAGCGCGTTCCGGGCGAATCGGGGCGCGACCCCAACCGGGAGGTGTAA
- a CDS encoding NADH-quinone oxidoreductase subunit J, protein MAILLFILIACLALAGGVGVIASRRPVHSALALLLVLGSLAVDYLLLDAQFIAALQVIIYAGAIVVLFIFIIMLLAARSGEDPRIQAVLSPVAGAVLCGVFGLAVLIVLSHAAESPASVGEQFGTVQMVGRALFSRFLLPFEAASIVLLVGMIGAVALGRRLSDEAPDRGRRTPAPEER, encoded by the coding sequence GTGGCGATCCTGCTGTTTATCCTCATCGCGTGCCTCGCTCTGGCCGGCGGGGTCGGGGTGATCGCCTCCCGCCGGCCGGTGCACAGCGCCCTCGCGCTCCTCCTGGTGCTCGGAAGCCTCGCAGTCGACTACCTGCTGCTCGACGCTCAGTTCATCGCGGCTCTGCAGGTGATCATCTACGCGGGGGCGATCGTGGTCCTCTTCATCTTCATTATCATGCTCTTGGCCGCCCGAAGCGGCGAGGACCCGAGGATCCAGGCGGTGCTGTCGCCGGTCGCCGGCGCCGTGTTGTGCGGCGTGTTTGGCCTCGCCGTCCTCATCGTCCTCAGCCACGCGGCGGAGAGCCCGGCCTCCGTGGGTGAGCAGTTCGGGACGGTGCAAATGGTCGGCCGCGCGCTCTTCTCGCGATTTCTGCTGCCGTTTGAGGCGGCGTCCATCGTCCTCCTCGTCGGGATGATCGGGGCGGTGGCCCTGGGGCGCCGGCTTTCGGATGAAGCCCCGGATCGGGGACGCCGCACCCCGGCCCCGGAGGAGCGCTGA
- the nuoK gene encoding NADH-quinone oxidoreductase subunit NuoK produces the protein MVVPPLYQLSLSALLFTLGMIGVLVRRSALIVFMSIELMLNAVNLSLVTFARVRGNVDGQLLVFFVLVVAAVEVVVGLAIIVDIFRSRQTVDIDDVDLLRG, from the coding sequence ATGGTGGTCCCACCGCTCTACCAGCTGTCGCTGAGCGCGCTCTTGTTCACGCTCGGAATGATCGGAGTCCTCGTCCGCCGCTCGGCGCTCATCGTCTTCATGTCGATCGAACTCATGCTCAACGCCGTGAACCTGTCGCTGGTGACGTTTGCGCGCGTGCGCGGCAACGTGGACGGCCAACTGCTGGTGTTCTTTGTCCTGGTGGTCGCGGCGGTGGAGGTGGTGGTCGGGCTTGCGATCATCGTCGACATCTTCCGGTCCCGCCAGACGGTCGATATCGACGATGTCGATCTCCTCCGTGGATAG
- the nuoL gene encoding NADH-quinone oxidoreductase subunit L, whose product MTRTLAALILLLPLAGWIANGLWGSRLGRRAVAVIACGTVGAACVAAALLLWRVETAPGALSRVDFYRWIGAGPVQVALSFLVDPLSIAMALVVCGVGFLIHVYSVGYMDEDPGFARYFAYLNLFMAAMLTLVLAGNLVVMFIGWEGVGLCSYLLIAFWFTRPAAAAAGVKAFLVTRLGDVGFLLGIFLAFGLFGTTDFTVMTQEAARRLALGGGAATALALLLFAGAVGKSAQLPLYVWLPDAMEGPTPVSALIHAATMVTAGVYMIVRLHAVFLRAPFAMDLVAAVGAITAIFAAACALVEPDLKRVLAYSTISQLGYMFLAVGVGAFGAGMFHLTSHAFFKALLFLAAGSVMHALHGETDMGRMGGLARRLPRTAGAFAVGALALAGIPPLSGFFSKDLILAEAFRAHVWLWVVGVAAAGLTSVYIVRAFALTFLGVSMRDLGEAAHDPAPLMDAPMRLLAGLTVVGGALGWSFTHPGVLERFLQPVIAAGAAPAPRGGTWTGEAALVAVSLLIAVAGIAVSWRRYVRRTLRLGSPWLSGLLRHQFYVEAVYDAVVVAPARALARAAAVGDRSVIDAALVGVARSIGRTGQALRGLQTGYLTHYAAFILIGAILLLVFWVSR is encoded by the coding sequence GTGACCCGGACCCTCGCCGCCCTCATCCTGCTGCTGCCCCTCGCGGGGTGGATCGCCAACGGTCTCTGGGGAAGCCGGTTGGGCCGGCGCGCCGTCGCCGTCATCGCCTGCGGTACGGTTGGCGCCGCGTGTGTCGCGGCGGCGCTGCTCCTCTGGCGTGTGGAGACGGCTCCGGGCGCGCTCTCCCGCGTCGACTTCTATCGCTGGATCGGGGCGGGACCCGTGCAGGTGGCCCTGAGCTTCCTGGTCGACCCGCTCTCGATCGCGATGGCGCTCGTCGTGTGCGGCGTGGGGTTCTTGATCCACGTCTACTCCGTAGGCTACATGGATGAGGACCCGGGGTTCGCGCGATACTTCGCCTACCTCAACCTGTTCATGGCCGCGATGCTCACCTTGGTCCTGGCGGGGAACCTGGTCGTGATGTTCATCGGCTGGGAGGGCGTCGGGCTGTGCAGCTACCTCCTCATCGCCTTTTGGTTCACGCGCCCGGCGGCGGCGGCGGCCGGGGTCAAGGCGTTCCTCGTCACGCGGCTCGGCGACGTAGGATTTCTCCTCGGCATCTTCCTGGCGTTCGGCCTCTTCGGGACGACCGACTTCACCGTGATGACCCAGGAGGCCGCCCGCCGGCTCGCGCTCGGGGGAGGCGCCGCTACCGCGCTCGCGCTCCTGCTCTTCGCCGGCGCCGTCGGAAAATCGGCGCAGCTGCCGCTGTATGTCTGGCTCCCGGACGCGATGGAAGGCCCGACGCCCGTCAGCGCCCTGATCCACGCGGCGACGATGGTGACGGCCGGCGTCTACATGATCGTGCGGCTCCACGCGGTGTTCCTGCGCGCACCGTTTGCGATGGACCTGGTCGCCGCCGTGGGGGCGATCACGGCGATCTTCGCCGCGGCATGTGCCTTGGTGGAGCCCGATCTCAAGCGCGTCCTGGCCTATTCGACGATCAGCCAGCTCGGGTACATGTTTTTGGCGGTCGGGGTCGGGGCGTTTGGGGCGGGGATGTTCCACCTCACCTCCCATGCCTTCTTCAAGGCGCTTTTGTTCCTCGCGGCCGGCAGCGTGATGCACGCGCTCCATGGGGAGACCGACATGGGGCGCATGGGCGGGCTGGCGCGCCGGCTGCCGCGGACGGCGGGGGCGTTCGCCGTCGGCGCGCTGGCGCTCGCGGGGATCCCTCCGCTGAGCGGCTTCTTCAGTAAGGATCTCATTCTCGCCGAGGCGTTCCGCGCCCACGTCTGGCTGTGGGTCGTGGGCGTGGCCGCTGCGGGCCTGACCTCGGTGTACATCGTGCGGGCCTTTGCCCTGACCTTCCTGGGGGTGTCGATGAGGGACCTCGGTGAGGCGGCCCACGATCCGGCGCCCCTGATGGACGCGCCCATGCGGCTCCTCGCCGGGCTCACCGTCGTTGGCGGTGCGCTGGGCTGGTCGTTTACGCATCCCGGCGTGCTAGAGCGGTTCCTCCAGCCGGTCATCGCCGCGGGCGCGGCCCCCGCGCCGCGTGGGGGGACGTGGACCGGAGAGGCGGCGCTCGTCGCTGTGAGCCTGCTCATCGCCGTCGCCGGCATCGCCGTCTCCTGGCGGAGATACGTCCGGCGGACTCTCCGGCTTGGTTCCCCATGGCTGTCTGGGCTGCTGCGTCACCAGTTTTATGTTGAAGCCGTCTACGACGCGGTTGTGGTTGCCCCCGCCCGCGCGCTGGCCCGCGCCGCCGCCGTGGGAGATCGGTCGGTGATCGATGCCGCCCTCGTCGGAGTGGCGCGCTCGATCGGCCGGACCGGTCAAGCGCTCCGCGGTCTCCAGACCGGATACCTCACCCACTACGCGGCGTTCATCCTGATCGGCGCCATCCTCTTGCTCGTCTTCTGGGTGTCCCGGTGA